One Natrinema sp. DC36 genomic window, TACCGACGAATCGTCCCATCGTCAAGCGTGCGGGGTGGATCCGGCTCCGTCGCGCCGTAGTGGAGCTTGTAGGCCCACCTAGACGGGTACGCGTCGCGGTCTGTCCGCATGCAAAACACACGGACGACGGTCCCGTTGGAGTACTTCCTCCCCTCGCTCACGCCATCGAGGTCGTCGTCGGTCAGTGAGGCCATCCTCGTCCATTGGTACACCGACCAATACAATAAGACTATTGGTCAGGAGAACAATAGCAGTCGTCCCACTCCCAATACTCATACAATTCCTCTTCACCAGTCCATTCCACCACGTCGTGTCCTTCCCATTCGCCTGTCTTCTCGTTCCTTCTCGGGACCATATCGAAAGATGGTTTCTCGCAGTTTGCCACTACCTTCACCGTAAGAGTCGTCGTTTGGACTCACAGGTAATGGACGATTCAGAAGCCATTCGAGGTTCATCTTTGCACTCTTGAGATTCGTCGTATAGTCAGCGTCCGAGTCCAAGCCTTTCGGATGGCCGAAATGAGAGCCGATCGACTCGAGTGACTTTTCCTCAACCGGGGTATCGAACTGGAAGACATCAGCAGCGTCTTCGCGACTGTAAATCGGGTAGGCGTAGGCTTCTTCCATCTCAGAATCACGCCCAGCACGCCCGATCCACTCGCTTAGTACAGGCGGAGAAGTGTACACTCACCGCGAGCGAACCGAGTGAGCGAGCGGGCCGACGACCGACCCGTAGGGGAGGGAGGAGTGCTTTTAATCAACATTTTGCCGAGCGACCGAGCGCTAGCGAGGGAGCGCAGAGCAAAATGTTGGCACATGTAGTGAACGGATAGTTCGCTCCAGATTCGGTGAAAAGAACGCTATGCGGATCGTTCGATGACACTCTCGAACCGACCTCTGCTGCAGTTTTCGGTATTTGATTGAGTGGAAAACCTATCAAACAGATCGCGATATTCTACTTTCACAGTGCGAAGACATACAATTCTCCGTGGAAAGAAGTCAAATGCAGCATCGTTGAATACTCTCGTAATATGGATGACCTCACCGGCTTCCAGCGAGACCTCCTGTACGTGATCGCAGGTGCCGACCGCCCGTCCGGCCAAGATGTCAAGGAGGAGATAGAGAAATACTATGAGAGCGAGATCAATCACGGCCGGCTGTACCCCAACCTCGACACGCTTGTCAACAAAGAGTTGGTCGAGAAGGGCGAGCTCGACCGACGGACGAACTATTATGCGATGGGCGACGCAGGGGAGCAAGCGATCCAGGATAGACGAGAGTGGGAAGATCAGTACGTCGAGTTGTAATGCATCCATATTCGTTCGTTTGAGAGCGTTGGAAATTCCGACCGTTTCGCTAACGAGAAGGCTTATATTGGCAAAATTGAGTCTACCACTGTATGCCAAGTGAGAGAACGATGACAAATATCGTTACAGTGATCGGTCGTGGAGTGCCATCCAACTACGAAATTAGCGTCGATGGTAATATCGAATCAATTGAGGCTAACTCACTCGAGGAACCCACAGTGGTCTCGGAACATGCTGTCGAGGGGACGATCGAAACTGGGGTCCAACGGTTCCGGTTTTCTGGAGAACTGGCGAACGTGCATGTTCTCGATTGGAACGGAACTCCGGCATCTGAATCACCGAGCACACCGGAAGTCCACATCGATTACGGCGTCCCCAGCCGGAAGAACAACAGCTAGACTGCCAACGCGATCTCGCTTCACTAAATCCTACGGAGTTGTATGAGAAAGTGCTTGCTGCTCAAGCGGTGGGCCCATCCGTACGGCCTGGTTGTTCCCGGTAGATCCTGTTGCTGTGAGCGCAGCTGCTAATCACAGCCACGGCCCGACCGACGGATGATCGAGTAATCGCTGGGGGTCCGGCGGTCAGAACAGTACGCTGTCTAGTGGGTCGTCGGGATCACTATATCGCTCTGGCGGGAGGATTATCTCGAGAAGGGTGTCGGCGGCGTCGAGGAGTGTCTGGTTCTCCTCGAGGACAGTTGGAACAACCGAATCGCGGCGTTCGGAAGTAGTCTGGAACGATAATGCCAGACGATATCCAGTCTCGTCAACACGGATGAGATCGAACGCCTCGAGCTGTACGAACTCGGTGATGTGCAAGCGATCGACGCAACCGGCGTGGATCGCGTCCAGGCCAGCCAGCACTACGCCAAACGCATCGACTACACATTCGAGGCGGTGAAGACGACGCTGCTCATCGATTGTGAAACCAGCGCGGTCCTAGATATACACTGTTCGATGAAACAACCACACGACACACAGGTTGGCTGGCAGGTGTTAACCCGGAACCTCGACGTATTGAGTACTGTCGCGGCCGATAAGGGCTACGACTGGGAGGAGCTTCGCACGCGGTTGCGTGCGGAACATATCACACCGTTGATTCCGCAGCGCGACCCTGGAATGCGGGGATGGGCGAAAAATCTGCTCATCAAGGACCGAGCGTATCACCAACGCTCGAACGCTGAATCAGTGTTTTTCGGGCTCCGGAGCAGATACGGCGACACGCTCTGGGCGCGAACCTGGTTCGGACAATTCCGTGAACTTGTCATGAAATCCGCCGTCCGCAACATCGAACGCGTTATCGAGGACTCACACCCGGTGAAATCACGCATTTAAACAAGGCCGAGAACTTCTCTTCAGCAGGACCCGATGCTGATTTGCCTACTGAATGTCGAGGTCCCATGTTCGCAGGCAGTCGGCGGAACGAGGAGGACAGTCTATGACCTCTAAATCCACGGGACCAGTCCACTACCGACAGCAATCGGTCACCCGCGAATCACTTATAGGATTTTAGTGAACGGGACGAGATGCATAGATATGGACACACTCCAATCGAACGGCAGCACTTTCTGGGAGCACCGATGGTAAACGTTGCGCTCTCGGCGGCACAACTCGTCTTAGCGCTGTTTCTCGTGGTGCTCAACGGCTTTTTTGTCGCTGCAGAGTTCGCCTTCGTTCGGATTCGGGGGACATCGGTTGACCAGCTTGTTGAGGAGGGGCGGCCCGGCTCGGGGACGCTCCAAGAAGTGATGACGAATCTCGATAACTACCTCGCCACGACGCAACTCGGTATCACCATCGCATCTCTCGGGTTGGGATGGGTCGGCGAACCCGCAGTGGCGGCGCTCATCGAACCCGTACTGGAATCGGTTCTCCCGGCGAATCTCATCCATCTCGTCGCGTTCGCAATTGGCTTTAGTATCATCACGTTTCTTCACGTCGTCTTCGGTGAACTCGCGCCGAAGACGATCGCAATTGCCAAGACCGAGCGACTCTCGCTGTTCCTCGCCCCACCCATGAAGGCCTTCTATTACATACTCTATCCGGGAATTGTCGTCTTCAACGGGGCGGCCAACGCGTTCACGCGGTCGCTCGGTGTGCCACCCGCTTCCGAAACGGATGAGACACTCGGTGAGCGGGAGCTCCTTCGGGTACTAACACGATCCGGCGAGGGCGGGGACATTGACGTGGCAGAAGTGACGATGATCGAGCGCGTCTTCGATCTTGACGACACCGTAGTGCGGGAGGTCATGGTCCCACGACCGGACGTGGTGAGCGTTCCGGCGGATGCCACACTATCCGAACTTCATTCGATCGTCTTAGAGGCCGGACACACGCGCTATCCGGTTCTTGATGCCAACGACGGTGACCAAGTGGTCGGATTCGTAGATGTCAAGGACGTGCTGCGAGCAGAGGTGGACAATGGGGATGCCGAGATAGTCGGTGATATCGCCCGTGAGATTCTCATCGTCCCGGAGACGATGGCAATTAGCGATCTCCTGATACAGTTCAGGGAGGATCGCCAGCAGATGGCCGCAGTCATCGACGAGTGGGGAGCGGTTGAGGGGATTGCAACGGTTGAAGATATCGTTGAGGCCCTCGTCGGAGACCTTCGAGACGGGTTTGATCTCGATGAGCGCGAACCCTCGATACGCCAGCGTGACGATGAGGGGTACGACATTGACGGAGGAGTCCAATTGTCGAACGTAAACGATGCTCTGGCTGGGGACTTCGAAAGCGAGGAGGTCGAAACGATCGGTGGACTGGTGCTCGGGCAACTCAACCGCGCGCCAGAACCTGGCGACCGCGTCGAGGTCGACGGTCACGTCGTTGAGGTAACGAGCGTCGAGGGGACCCGAATTTCGACAGTATGGGTCCATGAAAAAGATCTCGGTGATCCAGCGGTGGACTGAGTGGGAGTATGGACTTGATCGTTTGGTCTGTTCGACTTCTCGCCGTTATCTAGTGTGGTTCGTTCTCTACCGGTCTGATTAGTAGTCGTTCATCAATCGGATCAACAATTGAAGCGTCCTGGGTTCCAGCGGTGGAACCAGATCTGCGGTAGAATCAGATGGAAGGCACTGTAAGATACGCGCCCTGTATCTCGCACAAGTATCGAAACATCTATCGAAACTGGCAGAACCTTTGGCGGTCAGTTTGCACACGTAATTGCCGCTCAGTACAGGTGAAGCACGGGGCGAGCCCCGAACATATCAGCCTCGCGTGACTCCGCGAGAAGGGGTAAGCGCCGTTCCGAGGGCCATGAGCACGGCGCACTTTCGGGAGAACTCATTCAGTCTCGGTGTGGGCCTCGACGACGAGGACGTGGCGACACTGGACGCCATCGAGGGCGCCGCGCATCTCGAGCCCGCCAACGCGCCGTGGAACCGTTAACGCGTGAAACAGCACCCGTTATTCAGTGTCGCTCGGAGGAAACACGACGCCTACTGTGATCACGCACCGCCGTCGTGCGATCGGCTGTGGATCGCCTCTCAATAGCGCCGATATTCGGCAGGATTCCGTCGGGTGTCAGTGGGCGGGAACGGAATGTCTCCGTTCTAGAGGCGTGTTCCGGCCCGCAAACGCCGGTAGAACTGTTTTTGACAGTGGGACTCTAGACGGAATCGGATACGATGAAACGCTCAATGCTAAGAGAATTGGCCGGGTCTTCGGAGACCGACATGGATGAACAGATTCCAGAGTCGGTGGTCGATGCGATCACGGAGTCGAACGACAAGACTATCGAGATCAAGCCGGCAAAGAAGTCAAGCGGTCGAAAGGTATTGCCGCTACTGGTGCTCATCGGCGGCGCGTTCGTGGCCGGTTACTGGTTCCGAAAGTCGCAGAAAGCGACACAGAAGCTCCAGAGCGTGGCGAGCGAGACCGCTGACCGAACCAAGCAGATGACCGAACAGGCCGCCGATACGATCCAAGAGGGCGGTGAGACGATGGCCGATCGCGTCGAGGAGGGATCGCAGAAAGCCGGCGAGCAGGTCCAGCAGACGGGCGAGAGCGCGGCCGAAAAAACCGAACAGGCCAGCGAGAAGGCGGCCGAGAAAGCGGACGGGAGTGGTTCGGCCGGCAGTTCGTCAAGCAGTTAGGATGACGGCACGGACGCATTGCCTGAATTCGGCTCTGTTGAAGTCCTATTCTTCATATGTATTTTAGCGCGAAACGCATGCTCACTACATGTGCTTACCTTGTGGCATGACGCCTGCCCAAGATTCATGTAGATGGAGTGAAGTTATTTGACTGTTGGAATCATGGATTGGGCCTTTCGAATTCGCAAAGACGTTGATCCAAAGATACAGCTTTTGATACTGGCTTTAGCAATTGCGGTTATCGCATCATTGCAGTATTTCAATATACTCTGATTTGGAACCGCTTCTCTGTGGCGACTGGTTTCGTTTTGCACTGACCGAATTGTGTCTTCCCTGCACTGAGCGGTAACTACACCTGCGAACAGTTCGGTGGAGTTTCTATCAGGTGCAGATGATGCTCGTCAAATCATACTGAGTACAGAGGATGAGTTCAGCGTGACGGCTTTGTTTGTTTCATCCTGAAGCTAATGAACCAGTTGTTCAGTAGATATGCTTACTCAGCAAGGTTATCCCTCTCCAGCAGGTACGAGTAGTATGATTGACCAAATCGTCGGTGATGTGATGACACAGTCAGTTCAAACGATTCCGCCAGAGACGACGGCCTGTGATGTGGCGACACTGTTCGCGGATCAGGATATCGGATCAGCAATCGTGGTCGACCCCGAGACAGGCGAGTACAGCGGTATCGTAACTGAGTCCGATATCATGCAACAGGTGGCAGCAGGGGCTGATGTCGAATCCATTCGTGTAACTGCGTTTCTGAGTACGCCACTCGTTACGATTGCCAACTCAGAAGAGATCCACACCGCTGCCGCTCTAATGAAAGAGCACTCAATCCGGCGACTCCCGGTCACCGACGATGGAGACCTCGTCGGCATCCTCACGACGACTGATCTCACTCACTATCTGCCTCGGCTCAGGAACACGATCCTCCGTGGACGGAACGACCTGGCCAGTCAGTGAGAGTCCTGTACCTCGCACGCGATTTCTAACACGATATAGATGGGTTGACGCTCTACGTCAGTATGTGGGTCTCCTGTACTGAGCGAAATCACTCACCACATCGAGGCGGATTCTCACCATCTGATTTGGGGTGAAACAATTGGTCAGTAGGTGTCCGAGTACTACACTTCTTTCTTCCTGTTTATTATAATAAGAACTGTTGCGATAACCACGAAGATAGCGACCTGTATGAGAATCGCGCGGGGACTCAGACCCAGCAAAAATTCGATTGGGGTTCCTTCTGCCAGCCGCTGACCAATCGAGGTCTCTGAAAAGTTGAAAACAACGTTGAACAGCAGATACGCTAATCGCGCAAGTAAGACGATGCCGATAATTGCGATTACCCACTCAACGACCGTTTCGACGCGTGAGTCAGACTCGTTATTGCTCATCTGACTCGTAGTGGTCCTTCAGTGGGGATAGTTGTTACTCCGGCCGACCACGTTCTCGCTGAGGGCGCGCTTTACATTGGCTACTACCCGTTTTCGCGGTGTCCTATGTATCCTACTCGTCAGTTACAACAGAGCTCAGTTCCAATGGGATGGAGCGCATGAGCGATCAATGATATACACACGCTCTGTACTTACCGTCCGATAGTCACAGAGGGACGCGCGAACTGTTTCTACCGGATCGACGCCGGCTACAACGCGGACGGGCCGGTGTTGAACAACTCGGACGAGGACTTCCCCGCGCGTATCCAGGTCGCGACGAAACATTCGTTCGGGGAACTGCGACTCTCCCGTGATGACTATGAGTGCGTGCTCGGGCTTGTCGCGGACGTTGTGGCCGACGGATTCCCGTCCGAGTGCGAGATCGACAGTGGCTCACTCGCGGGTACGTCAACGCGATCGCCGACGCCGTCGAGCACGCGAACGCCCACCCGTCGAACAGCGCTCGCGAGGACTACGACATGGAATATGTCGTCTCGGAGGGCTACTATCCGGGCGATAACACGCACGAAATCGATCTGAGCGAGATTCCCGAACACCTCCGACAGAGCGCGATGATTCAAGCGCAGTCCCAGCTCGCAGACCGCGGGCTCATGGTCAACAGCGTGGCCTTCGAGGCGGCGACGTTGCACGTCGTGACCGCAAACTGGTTACTCGAGCGCCTGCCGGGGATGGGGGCAGAGCATCGATGAGCAACCGCCCGATCGACCTATGGGAACTCGCGGGTACGGTGCTCTGGTTTGCCGCCTCGGGTGTCGTGTTCGTTCTCGAAGGGGCACGGGCAGGGTTCAGGGTCGCCGTCGGACTCATGCTTGTCGCCGCGATCGTGGTCGCCGGCTACGCACTTGGGGTGGCCGACCGATGGATAGCGACCTCGAGACCGACAGACGGTTCGACGCGTTCTGTGTGTTCCACGCGGCGATCGGATGGGTGCGACTGTTCGCTGGGCTCCATATCGCACGGCAGCCGTTGGTGGCCCCTGTAAGATTTGAACGCTATGTCCCTCGCGGACAATTGGTGTACGAACTGTTGGTCCTGTTAGCTCTCGTCGTTGGACTGGCGGTATTCCTCGGCGCTCTCGGGGTGTGGCTGATTTACGGCGAGGCCGACTCGGAACGCAAACAGCGAATTATGAACTGGAGTAAGGCCGATGAGTAACGACTCGAGTCCGGACCTTTCGGGCTGGCAGCTCGCCAAACACGTCGCGGGCGGACTCCCGATCGGGCTGTTACTCGGATTTCTCGCGGGGTCGCTCGCCTACGTAGTGTTCATGTCTCCGCTCGCCAGGACCGAGGCGGCGTTTCTCCAGTCCGACTCGCTGGTACTGTTGTATCACGCGACCGGTGTCATGCTCGCCGTGTACGTCGGCCTTCTTGTGACCGGCGGTTGGATCTGGCACGCCGAAGACGTGGACACCGGAATCAGACTGAGCGAGGCATTCGAGGAGGACACGGATGCCGAGTAACGACGATACACGGCACGGACTCGTGGGCCGCCCGATCACGCTCACTGTCGCGCTCGCGTCGGCAACGATCGTGGCCTACGCGCTCGCGAAGTACGCGGGTCTATTCGACTACGTACTGGTCTACTCGACAGTGTGGGAGGTCCCACCGTCGCTGGTCGAACTGGTAACCGAGACGACGCCGAACGCCGAGTCCTACCTCTTGGTTTTCCGTGTGATCTACGGCATCGGTCACCTTCTGACCGTGCTCGTTGGCGCGATCATCCAACTCGTCACCGTTGCGGTTATAGGCCTACTGGCGTTTGCGACGGCAGTCATGGTCGCCCTGTTACTCGCGGACGTCGTCGCGGCTTGTCGGAGACGGGCTCGAGGCGCACTCACGAACTAACTCGCTTTCTATACACGACAGTAGAACCCCAAGAGCCCCCAGCCCGGCGAGAGCGTCT contains:
- a CDS encoding CBS domain-containing protein, giving the protein MIDQIVGDVMTQSVQTIPPETTACDVATLFADQDIGSAIVVDPETGEYSGIVTESDIMQQVAAGADVESIRVTAFLSTPLVTIANSEEIHTAAALMKEHSIRRLPVTDDGDLVGILTTTDLTHYLPRLRNTILRGRNDLASQ
- a CDS encoding PadR family transcriptional regulator is translated as MDDLTGFQRDLLYVIAGADRPSGQDVKEEIEKYYESEINHGRLYPNLDTLVNKELVEKGELDRRTNYYAMGDAGEQAIQDRREWEDQYVEL
- a CDS encoding DUF6516 family protein, translating into MASLTDDDLDGVSEGRKYSNGTVVRVFCMRTDRDAYPSRWAYKLHYGATEPDPPRTLDDGTIRRYDNSHEDTKGHELHVAPDPDPDIITFPGMVELWERFWSEIPKSEFEVK
- a CDS encoding hemolysin family protein, whose translation is MVNVALSAAQLVLALFLVVLNGFFVAAEFAFVRIRGTSVDQLVEEGRPGSGTLQEVMTNLDNYLATTQLGITIASLGLGWVGEPAVAALIEPVLESVLPANLIHLVAFAIGFSIITFLHVVFGELAPKTIAIAKTERLSLFLAPPMKAFYYILYPGIVVFNGAANAFTRSLGVPPASETDETLGERELLRVLTRSGEGGDIDVAEVTMIERVFDLDDTVVREVMVPRPDVVSVPADATLSELHSIVLEAGHTRYPVLDANDGDQVVGFVDVKDVLRAEVDNGDAEIVGDIAREILIVPETMAISDLLIQFREDRQQMAAVIDEWGAVEGIATVEDIVEALVGDLRDGFDLDEREPSIRQRDDEGYDIDGGVQLSNVNDALAGDFESEEVETIGGLVLGQLNRAPEPGDRVEVDGHVVEVTSVEGTRISTVWVHEKDLGDPAVD